The following coding sequences lie in one Candidatus Eremiobacteraceae bacterium genomic window:
- a CDS encoding helical backbone metal receptor, with amino-acid sequence MRWRTARGAHAAAWLALVGALCACAHARPDAAVTPAASIASGTPRVITLAPSLTEIAYAVGCGDALIADTRYDDYPAAAKTLPHVADLAHADLERIAQLRPTVVVALHDQEHEGSSINARLGVPVVYLPNRRLNDLYADIAGVSRACDRSAQGDALALQIKQQLARLVAAQRRGGRRPRVLFLLGLPGFTAGKSSYISDLIALAGGDNIAGGLDQPYPDLSAEAIVRADPQVIIVSNDTPFGADVRAREPWRSLSAVQRGRVVRPPEDSILERNGPRVVQGLEWLSVQLR; translated from the coding sequence ATGCGATGGAGAACCGCGCGCGGCGCCCATGCGGCCGCGTGGCTAGCACTGGTCGGCGCGCTGTGCGCATGTGCGCACGCTCGGCCGGACGCGGCCGTCACGCCGGCGGCTTCGATCGCATCGGGAACGCCGCGCGTCATCACACTTGCGCCGTCGCTCACCGAGATCGCCTACGCGGTCGGCTGCGGCGACGCGCTGATCGCCGACACGCGATACGACGACTATCCTGCCGCGGCGAAGACGCTGCCGCACGTCGCCGACCTCGCGCACGCGGATCTCGAGCGCATCGCCCAGCTGCGCCCGACAGTGGTCGTCGCGTTGCACGACCAGGAGCACGAAGGGTCGTCCATCAACGCGCGCCTCGGGGTGCCCGTGGTGTACCTCCCCAACCGCCGGCTCAATGACTTGTACGCCGACATCGCCGGCGTCTCACGCGCGTGTGACCGCTCGGCGCAGGGCGATGCGCTGGCGCTCCAGATCAAGCAGCAGCTCGCGCGCCTGGTCGCTGCGCAGCGGCGCGGCGGCCGCCGTCCGCGCGTGCTGTTCTTGCTCGGGCTGCCCGGGTTCACCGCCGGCAAGTCGTCCTACATCAGCGATCTGATCGCGCTGGCCGGCGGCGACAACATAGCCGGCGGGCTCGATCAACCATACCCCGATCTGAGCGCTGAAGCGATCGTGCGCGCGGACCCGCAGGTCATCATCGTTTCGAACGACACGCCGTTCGGTGCCGACGTCCGAGCGCGCGAACCGTGGCGCAGCCTGAGCGCCGTGCAGCGCGGACGCGTGGTGCGCCCGCCCGAGGATTCGATCCTCGAGCGCAATGGGCCGCGGGTGGTCCAGGGCTTAGAGTGGTTGTCAGTCCAGCTTCGGTAG